The genomic segment AGAGCGCGCTTCAAAGAGTCGAGGTTCTTATGGATGCCGTGCCGGAGAGTGAAGAGTTTGATGAGCTTGAAGTGCTCACAACGCTTATTGAAGCTTATGAGACAAAGCATTACAAGATAGATGCACCTGATCCTATTTCAGCCATCAAGTTTAGAATGGAGCAAGAAAATCTCAAGCAAAAAGATTTAGCTGCCGCACTCGGAGATGAAACGAGAGTCTCTAAGATTTTAAGCGGGCAAAGAGAGCTAACAGTGACAATGATA from the Sulfurimonas crateris genome contains:
- a CDS encoding helix-turn-helix domain-containing protein; the protein is MNIKPIKNEQDYESALQRVEVLMDAVPESEEFDELEVLTTLIEAYETKHYKIDAPDPISAIKFRMEQENLKQKDLAAALGDETRVSKILSGQRELTVTMIRNLHEQFKIPFESLFGREKKLSAT